The Bacillus rossius redtenbacheri isolate Brsri chromosome 5, Brsri_v3, whole genome shotgun sequence region TCTTTGGCGTTTAAGAGCCAATGAGttagtgatgagcgtaactatatacaggatagaaactgaaaaaaaaaaaaatatatatatagccgTTGATTTGCGAATTATTTTGTTGAGGCATTCTAATTGGCCAAGTTTATTCCCGGTAAACTGCATGCTAATAGCGGAAGCAGTTTATGTTAGGggtaaatatgtttaaattttcatcttatcacgaaataaatccacGAATATTTTTCCGTTCTCAATGTATTAAAATCTTTTGAGCCAAACTCGTTTGACGCAGGAACTGCTTAATACGTTCTGTTTAAGTAATGATTGACGTCATGCAACTGACTTTGGTCCTTGGTGGATTAACCAGATATTCCTGTTATTCGTCTCATTCCGGTTCTTTGGCACGCATGCGAGTGACGCCATAGCTAAATTAAAAACTCACTGTACACAATACATCTCACATGGAGAAATGTTTGTGTCATCTATCAGAGAGttcttttatttttactgtctGTATGTAAACTGAAATCTCTAATTCTTCGGTCAAAAATTCAGCCGAGTTTATGTCaatttgaaatagtttttaatctGCAAGTAGGTAAAACGTTTTCTCTTTGCTTATTACTGCAACTTTAgcctttacatttttattatatgtataccTATATCATGTATTACAATACGCCCTTAAAATTATCTATTTTGCATTTgccggtttttttaaaaaaataaaactacaaacataaaaattactttcaaaaaattcaaagtatctgaataattaaatatttctttgtaaGCTTCAACAGAGAAAATAGGCCAGGGATTGATTTTCAGTTCTGTTTGTGTTAGATATTaactaatacttttttaagcAAAAGGAACATAAACTGATAGAAGAAATTCATACATAACTGTTAAAATACAATACaggttattataaattttataattatatttataataatattaataatttttatttattgacggTTTTACATTTGGAATGCTTGAAGTCTATAGCGATTGGTTGGAATCATTCTTATAGCTGTGAAATTATTAAGAACTATAATGCATTAATTTTAAGAATAACTATTTAAATGAAGTGATGCcacagaaatgtttttttatgatagTTTCAGAAAATCTACTATAGTTTGCTTTGCGTAAACAAAGcaaaaaatttacaagaaaagTGAGAACACATTAttggaaaaatgtaaatattcaaAGATCTCCTCACATTTGTAAAAGTAAATGTCTTAATATTTGTGTCTTACCAATCTTTAGGTTGAAATCTCCGTCACCTTTTATTGGCAGGACAAGGATTTGGCCATCTACGCTATACCTGGAACTGACATCTGCCCGTTTCTTCACTATAAAGTTCACGTTCAGAGTGTTTTTGGCCAAATcgaaactgaaacaaaaattaatcacTCCGTTATTGTGCACGTGGGTACCAAACTACAATGTTTCAATTTACAGTAAGTGAGCAAGTTTGAGTTCCATTtgcaaatataattataaaaaaagggcGCATATAATAATGTTCCCGAGCTTTCAGTTACATTTACTtggtgttattaaaaatataagttaattttgcatgcaaataattagtataaatagaataataaaaggactggagtgatataaatacaTATGGTAAagtaaaaaaccaaaaaaaataactaagtattcaatattaatataaaaaaacctaaaaagttagTTATTTGATTGAGTGTTATAATCgtgataaaatgtatttaataatgaaaataaataaatatacataatgattttttcaaatgtattaatttttattattcattaacTAATAATCTcacaatttatagttaaaattgtAAATCATTTTATGCATTGGGGCACATAAACTCACGTtgataaatacacttgaaaaagtatataatacaatttatgtcactaatattcaaaataaaaaattaattattaggaTTATATGAACTATTATTCAATATAAATCTCTAAAAGCACATGTATGATTTATATTTGTATGCAGCTTTTTTTCATCATGTGAAAATTTCGCtgcgtggtgcgcgcgcatcgtacaAATTCActgtcatgattttttttttataacgcgcctgaACTACAAAAacacctgcaaaatttgcgtCATAGTCACTTTAAAAAGTGATTCTAACAACAGTGTGGGGTGCATCTTGATTTACTATGCACCGAGCGCGTCATAGAAACCTAGTTTTATGGCCTCGCACACACTAAATGCACCAGTTGGcagtatgatggatcggcggcgaatAATCTCAGTAGGTAAGTAACTCTAGCCTGATGACGGCGCCTGCAAtctcgaccgaaacgtcggtgatgtaTTCCGCATTTGAGACgaggctgcaacccagaagccaagctacatccGGGTGTATGTTGTGAAATGTTACATTGAGAGCCCGACTTCctgggcgcgcgcgcgcgcgcacacacacacacgcgcggtgtgcagagcttcggaaCAAAACCACGCGCTTTGAAAAACTGTTCGAGATGTCAGGGCGGGGCCTACTTATGAAAAATCCTgaacgctgagggtggatgagaatttcttgtttccgtatttcgttttaaaacctGTATTTCCAATGTCTAAAACGCGTGTGTTCAAGGACAATTTTTGAGCACGAAATTTTCGGTAGAGATCCCTGAAAGCGCTAAAGGGACTTGAACTacacatttatctttatttttctacCACATATAACTCAAATACCATAGGACAATGGAACTGCTCGTCATTCTGCACAGTATTgcgtcttgcgcttagaggcgataccacgctaggaGCACCAACCAGTGTTGCACTTATCACCCCGGATTACTAATACACATGTgacttttagtattaaaaaaactgCTCGATTCATTTTCAGAAGTTTTTCCGGAGATTCGAAAAAGTCTCATTGTCTAGGCTTTGTTGTTTATGTATATGGGATAGGGGTTGTTTAAAAGAACTTTGGTTTGAAATGTTATGGTATTACGACCTAATAgtagtttatatttaataaatttattaagttttgttgtaaaatataattattcttaaaataaacgtTGTGTAATTccttaataattatatatttatgatttgcttggataaataatttaaattttttatttaatatttgtggaaaAATGGTATTGTATTTTTGATGAAGCGCGTTAAATAAAAGTTCTGCATTTATAATtcagtttatttaaaattattattttttaaaattgatgttATATCATACTAAACAGTTTTAAAACGTCACAAGGAAATTTGTTCATCCACCACTAGATTAAATCATTCAAGTGAAATTAAAACTTGTATTTAGCTGCTGCTTTCAATGTATATCGCACTTCaaaaaaagattatatatatatatatatatccaattaGATTCAGTGAATATCTTCAGAACTAACGTAAGAGGTTACAGAATTAATaaagaattgtaaaaaaaagttttttttttttggaaagtggATATAGCTTGTTTCGATAGTAAAGGGATCACGCACGGCCGTGACTAAGCGGACATCTGGGAACAGACGACGGAGAGCTACCACTCACTCGATGGCCTTGAGATCGGCGTCCTTGAGGCCTTGCACGGAGACGTCGGTGAGCGCCAGCTCGACCCTGACGGGGCCCGAGCCTTGCTTCACGTCGATGCGGTCCAGACGGAGTGGGTCCAGCACTGGGATGTGCAGGCTCGCGTCTCCTGCGGCAACAGCATCCCCGGTCACGTGACTCGAACATCCGAGCGCAACAGCATCCCCGGTCATGTGACTCGAACATCCGAGAGCAACAGCATCCCCGGTCACGTGACTCGGATATCCGAGAACAACAGCATCCCCGGTCACGTGACTCGGATATCCGAGAGCAACAGCATCCCCGGTCACGTGACTCGGATATCCGAGAGCAACAGCATCCCCGGTCACGTGACTCGGATATCCGAGAGCAACAGCATCCCCGGTCACGTGACTCGGATATCCGAGAGCAACAGCATCCCCGGTCACGTGACTCGAACATCCGAGAGCAACAGCATCCCCGGTCACGTGACTCGGATATCCGAGAGCAACAGCATCCCCGGTCACGTGACTCGGATATCCGAGAGCAACAGCATCCCCGGTCACGTGACTCGAACATCCGAGAGCAACAGCATCCCCGGTCACGTGACTCGGATATCCGAGCGCAACAGCATCCCCGGTCATGTGACTCGGATATCCGAGAGCAACAGCATCCCCGGTCACGTGACTCGAACATCCGAGAGCAACAGCATCCCCGGTCACGTGACTCGGATATCCGAGAGCAACAGCATCCCCGGTCACGTGACTCGGATATCCGAGAGCAACAGCATCCCCGGTCACGTGACTCGAACATCCGAGAGCAACAGCATCCCCGGTCACGTGACTCGGATATCCGAGAGCAACAGCATCCCCGGTCACGTGACTCGAACATCCGAGAGCAACAGCATCCCCGGTCATGTGACTCGGATATCCGAGAGCAACAGCATCCCCGGTCACGTGACTCGAACATCCGAGCGCAACAGCATCCCCGGTCACGTGACTCGAACATCCGAGCGCAACAGCATCCCCGGTCATGTGACTCGGATATCCGAGCGCAACAGCATCCCCGGTCACGTGACTCGAACATCCGAGCGCAACAGCATCCCCGGTCATGTGACTCGGATATCCGAGAGCAACAGCATCCCCGGTCATGTGACTCGAACATCCGAGCGCAACAGCATCCCCGGTCACGTGACTCGAACATCCGAGCGCAACAGCATCCCCGTTCATGTGACTCGGATATCCGAGAGCAACAGCATCCCCGGTCATGTGTCTCGGATATCCGAGAGCAACAGCATCCCCGGTCATGTGTCTCGGATATCCGAGAGCAACAGAACTTCCGATGAGGGCGGTCGCGACTTCGACGACAAACATTGCAGCTTCGATGGTCACacaggcgaaaaaaaaaacttgtaggtacttttacaaaagatttttcaaaataaatagttAGCAATTCTACAAGatatataatttgaatttgtacaacacatggctatggtaatttttttttctacgaaaattggcgcataattttatatttaattgaggtttcattcaaacaaatattatttttaaaaaccatgggaaagataatcgaatatttaacaacttgaatttattttcttttatattgtGCTTAtagatgtgcgcagttaatactagaattcaaaaacggtttataaataattttgtggtATTGGGACAATCAGAATGTAAAAATTTCCCAGGTAAGATTTCGAAACCAGTATTTTTACAAAACGCTATTTTGTAGAGacacaattgttttcatgtaaatgttaaaatatatctGTTATTTAAATGAATGTTTCTGATCCATTCACAAACAAGTTTATAGCATATGACCACGGAAAATATTGGCCCATCACTACAACCCGAGTAGGTTAAACTAGGCCAGTGGTTCTGAAACCTTTTTGAAGTCGGGGCGCGTTAAAATTGTCATAATAATTGAAGAGCTGTGGCAAAAACATTTAGCTAATAGtcagaaaaaattcaattttaaatgttttgatccATTCTGTGGTTATCCCTTGCGCGCATGCACAGAACcaagtgttaaaattaaaaaatatatatagtctgTACGATATGAGGCTCTGAAATTGATGCGTTCATCAAAAACAACCATTGTTCtcatattttcatgaaaattaacttttttacaaTATTCTTATGAAATATCAACCATCTTACCGTATTTTAAGCAAAAATATCCATTGTCTTTAGTAAATGTCTATTTATATTCTATGTTTGCTATCCTGTACATGTCGCTAAACCTTATTTAACATTAACGTGGTTTACTTACTGGTTTTTAACTGGTCCTTTACATCAATATAATCAAtaaataaagaatatatttttatttatgcacAATTTGGCTAATATTTTTAaggcaaaaacaaatttacaattgtTTCAGAactaaaaaatgtttcatttaatTTCACTTACAAATTaatctttttattaaaacatcaAAGGGAGCAAGGGAGCTTTAATTGTGTTACAGCATAAGTTTCGCATCATTAAAATACCAAGGAGCAAAggagaaaaactatttttttggttCTCATGAAAAATTTCATGTTTAGACTATGTAATGATTTTGCCAAGAGTACTTCAATCTTTATTACGATTTTAAATGTGCCCTACTTTAAAAGGTTGAGAACCACTGGCCCAGATTAACGTACTCCAGTTGTATAAATGGCTTTGGATACGAAACAAACCTCAGTGCCGAATATTTTCGTGGTCATACActataaatttgtttgtaaacggaacagataATGTCAATTagataaaattaatgaaataagagAGTTTATTATACTTacttaaattttaactaaaattattttattatttatcaaaatattacttttaattcattatttttagttaaaaaagtattttgtgggtttgttttgaaattgttttgatattttaaagATGAAATATTTGGTACTAATTCAAACCGACAAACTAGTGTCATTATAACAGTTTTGTAACGATATATAAATTATAGCCACGTTCTGTCCATAGATGAaattattgaaacatttttattttggtttaataGAACATTAAGTAAGCCATTATACGCGGGAAATATTAGCGGACAACTACTTAAAAGCAAACTTTTCCCAAAACTTCTAAGCCTGAGACAGGTCACATACTGCCCCAAAATTTTGATCCCTACAATGTACTGATAAGTGAACGCACAAGAACTAGTCGTATCGTCAACTTCGATATCATTAAAAACTATGAAGGTTGATGAGAAGTGACGGTAGAACCGCGTTATGAATAGATGCGCTGTGTCGCGGATAGGGGCATTAGCGAGAGTACCCCTGGAAACGTCCGCTAAGTTTCACACTTGCGAAAAAAAGTCTGATTGAGACCCCACCAGGAATCGTAACCCGGATATCTATTTGTAAGAGGCGAGCGAAGTGATTATTTCTGAACCAACTGAGACTTCTTATCACGGAGCTTAGTCAAGCATCATTTCTGTTTAAAGGGAGGAGGGGCGAACAGGCCCCCGCCATCGTGGATCTTTCCATCTTAATGCTATAACTCTAATTTTTTAACCATTCATCCCATTGTCAAGTCATAAATCATATCCCTCCCAGACCGCCTATACCTTGTTGTGACCCCAGATTTACTAACAGGTTCTAGTCTGTGAGCGCCGCAAGGAAGCAACTAATTAGTAATTACTCACGCGggtgactacaactgtcatgataatcgcaccagttcacaagtggtgactccaacaagtagccaaagctaagtcttATGACAAGACAgctcaaaaacaaaatttagcacgggagctttattgcaagcggtatcagaACGTTTGGAGTTGCAGGATGGCGAGGCATAACCCCCCTTAAGAAACCTTTAATAAGGCTAagctatatttttgttttgtttagcttaTGTATTTGCACTTTTgcaaattttttgtatattttctttttcataatatatatagtaagaaaatttaaaaaacggcACGTAGCATAAACAGACTGGTAGTATCCATACACACATGCTTGGATTTGAGATGGTTTCATGTACTGAATAATTAAGTGAGattgtttaaataatataaaaaaaggatataaataaaacaattttaaaaatgagaAATCTAAAGTTTCCTTATTCATTCCTCAGACATAACATTTACGTAGCGTCTGTGGGAAGACTCAATATTACCTTTGACAAGTTTAGGCAAAGCTGAAATTCCGTTCTTCAGAGCGCAGGCATTAAAGTTGGAATCGTTTCTGGAGCAGGGTTTCAAGTATGTAGCTGAAACAGAAATTcgaaaattgaattaattataaAACCAGTATGACCTTTAAATTCCAAGTACCTACAATTTTCGAAACGTTTTTCAACCCCTTTGAATTAATAGGCTTAGAATCCGAAAATAAGTCTTCGCTTCCAAAATAATAGAGTTTTATATTTGAAGATAAATTACTGGAATATACTGGAATACTACAAAccttaaataaatttcattttataattgcTTCATATATACACTTGTAACCAAACGGAAACTAAGAGTTTACAACTCAGGTAGCTAGCTACGTTAAAACCTTTAATAAGTTCATTTGATACATGAAATTcgaaataacaaaaattgcaaccaTTAAAAAGTATTTCATGAGTGAAAACCTTAACAAATGTTTGATTTTGACAACCAGCGTGCACAAAGTGTCTTTCTATTGGTAGCGAAACaacattgttattaataaattgtttggttgaaaatataaattatttgtttggtTCTATGTTGACaaagttgttttacgcctaaaaaacttttatttttaagttatactttgtTAGGCTAATAAGCTTATAGGCTTCTTAAGTTATACTTAGTTTGTGAATGTTATTTTAGTATGCAAGCGAAATGCGCACGTTCAACCTACTAATAAGGTTATGGGTTTTTCAAATGAAACTATGAGGAAGGGGAACAAAACCGGAATTCACTTCGTTAACGTTAATATTTATAGAAATATAATAATTGCTAATATAATTAAATAGTACCAGGAAAAATATGGCAccaaagatattaaaaaatttgtttgttttctatAATGTTACAAAcgcaaaaatgttttatttttatttttaaaaattaagatttccGTTAAAAAGTTTCATAATTgtgttaaatttttcaaaatatttaatgttttgaaaacaaaaaaattaaagactaaCGACTAACTCGTACATATAAAAACGCGttttctttgttgttttttttaaagcgtGGTTTGAGTATGATGAAGCTGATTTTTCGTGGTGCCAACTCACGCAGTTTGAGGATGGCTTCGTGGGAGTTCCTCACCAATACCGCCAACACCGCAACATATGCCGCGCACTTCATGTTCTCGACAGTTGGCTGCACTGGTACACTCCCAACCCTTCCAACCCGGTCGACTGGCGAACTTGGAGCGCCCGCCCGCGGGTTTTATAACGCAGCGCCTGCGTCGCTGTCGCGCCAGgaagttaaatattaaaagtttaccGCTCTGGAACGATTCCTGGCCATGGTGAACTTGGCATTGGAACGGCCTTCTTGGCTTCCCCGACGGAAGTGCTGCACCGAAAAAGGCGCTCAATTTTCTCTCATAATCTCTTTGAAGTTTAAAAGTACTAATTAAGCTGTTGGGTTACCGTACTTTTAATTCGCTTCCAGTGCGTAGAAGGTAGCGAAAGAAAAGTatttcctgcgccaggcttctagtatgtggattgtggattgtgacgtaacagcaaccattttggatgaccttgaccttcaaaatttgcaaaaaattactcaaaattccttaaaaaaaattattatttcgagGGAATAATtctcgttttgagggaaaatttcccttcttatttctcaaaaataataaaaaaaaaaggaattctaAAAACCCCAAAAGACTTTTgacttagaaagaacacaaatacCTCAAAATCACTTTAGACTCCTTAAAGCAAGCCGCTATAAGCCACTGATAACAGGACCTTGACATAGACgttgaatataaaatttaatttatttaatttttgaccaaaaaaaccgaaaaaatttcaaaaaatattattttaaaatattcgctacttcaaatgtttagttactatATCCATTTCGGACATTGGTTCGATTACTGGCAAgagtaaaaagtaatttattaatggcacattaaaaaattctttgaaaaattttatgaaaataatacaaatttcttACGACATACCTGCCATCTTCAATTTTGACCTAACCGCTCCAATTATCataaggccaccatcttgtaaaaCCGTAAAacttatgctataaaatcgggaatatttttaaaaattataaaaaataattaatctaatatgaatgaaatattatttaaaaaacaacttCGCACATTTCGTTTTGTCGCCATTGTGGATTCTAGGAAACATTGCACGTTACGTTACAGTCTCCATCTTAGTTGTGACATCGTTTCAGTTTCCGTTACGACTGCCATATTCTAACCTAGATCGTTGCAATTTTTtcacggtcaccatcttgaaaatcgaaAATATTTATGCCATAAAatcgtgaaaatttttaaaatttataaaatataataataatttaaccaAAAAcacttcgccatcttggattatgaggtCAAGACCagcatcttgaaaattcataattattatcagaacaatttgggaaatattttaaaatataaaaaaaaaaactttattaaccaaatattaataaaatattatttaaaaaacgcacttacgtcatggagtcctcggtttgaacccggcgacagactgacctcccaccactaatgccaccATATATCGCCATCTATTATAACGTCACGGccgccaacttgttttcgtctgctggaagtaactatcttgttttcgtctgatagagtgcgcTACTAccatattagtttcatttttacctgctagaaagcagtaatttattattattattattactgtggcgccccgccatcttaaattttggatgccatcttggaaaatcgcaattatttagctataatttgGGAAACaatcccaaaattcataaaaaaatcacttatttataTCATGATTATTTTGATTGCTATCCGTCCTTGATTAGATATTAGAtcaatgaaaaaatattatttagacaaaaatatttattaataaaaccgGTTCGAAATCATATCAGCAACTaaagttcctcatataccagcctcaTATAAGTCGATATGTctgctatttttaaaatttgtaataattaaccaAGAAAATCGGAAAcaattccaaaattaataaaaaaatcacttattaaaaaatGATTAACGCAATagatttcattatatagtttgattCCCGGCCAGTGACAAATATAActtaagcttaaaataaatttaaaattctgtttgcagtagtatgtattggccggtccgggcacagggtttagggtgtggagctggagccggtccgccatctcggatttgtgacgtcacgacggccatattttatgaccttgaccttttattttcaaaaattgccaaaatttaccaaaatttgtcaaaatttgcctGAAATTCgccaaaaagtacaaaatttccAATTTATGGAAGAAAAAGTCCGCCAAAAttctcataaaattttaaaaataaaaatattatttttttttgaaggaaacattcccgtttcgagggaaaatttaccgttttaagtctttaaaaataccagcggctagaattGTCCATATCGAGGCATAATGATCcgtgtctacagcctccgataaccctctgacgtcatcatggattatgaggtcacttgtggcggcctcagtcgtcttggatattattattatttttattttgcgtaaagtttattttaagatagtttaattttttataacactatttatgtccttatattatttaatggtgtattttaatatttatttattgtaactttttaatagtatacttggtttattttacgttaagtactcttactctgtagtgggacgtacgagaagtaacgagaacgatctagcggagtgaggggtggtagcagAGGAGGGGGGTGATGTCAGCTGACGTGACGAGTGGGAGGCGGCTGCCAGCTGTTTGCGAGGGGAGTGTGtttttgaccgccggccgcggaactgctcGTGAATGAGGAATCGCATCCCAGCCATGGGGAagttgtgttacgttacgtgaacaagaattaacggcaatatgacggtaatgccatggcACGTTTGGCGAAGCGAAAAACGTGGTGGAACACGAGCGCGCGATGGTGTGgggctagtgcacgggccacagaagcaTTGCGCTGCTAGAGGCGCaaatagtgagtggggtttacgccCGACCCCGGGAGTCACCAgcttcagaggtatgcttcagtaccaagtaagtgtgagaactggattttagtactttattttcccggctggtacgatttacagaagatgtgtattgaaaacagagtgcggcgacgggatttaGTGAGTGGATTATATAGGCTGAAGAACGTCATAATTTcggttcctcccccctcctccgtaatagactttttttgggactttggattagaattaattatacAGCAAGAGTGTCTGTAAACCAATGTCGTTACACTGTGAAtgtaattataccaatttaaatgatacctagaatttaccttttaagtccctttgcctttttacggtatttaagtttgagcatctttggtttggtaattcattattatacctatcacgatagagtttccTGGACTCTCGGTAAATTTAGTacgctaatatatttttttttcgcacttaccaaatgttagaccagtcgatgcgcgtctgttaaatttaatttctttacactctcagtatcagtatgtcagtggtaACGCGTACGCGGGACTGGCGTGgtgagtgcggacgtgtgcaactaccccggtataaggggagttggccacaattatgacgtcaccggtgCAATATCctttacggctgccatcttgaaaattcgtaatttttatttaaaaaaaaacggggaaaaattataaaactcaTAAAAAACGAATTAatctaatttaataaaaaataataaaaatagtttacttttttataaaaaaacatacacttatgccacggagctcggagtcctcggttcgaaccctgtaagtgcaaaaaaaatggtgacagatctttcctccatggaagccgatgtcacactgacctcccaccactaatgccaagatatatatcgtcagctaatatgacgtcatgcccgccatcttgaaaatctgtatacACATACAgtatacacaaagtacacacacagAATACACACTACACACACTGGTTACACAGTTCACACAGAATACACACTACACACACTGGTTACACagttcacacactggacacacagtacacacacagtaaacacattGAACATACATACAGTACATGCAGTACTAACtctggacacacaatgaacataCAGTtaaacacaataaacacacagtagacacaggacacacaatattcacacagtacacacacaggacatgcaatgaatAAACACTCAATACAAACTCAACGAATAGTTAATGAACATGCAATGTAGACACCGTACAAGCAACGTACACACAGGCCACACTTTTGACTAAAATAAAGTACATTTTGACGAACAATCAACTTAGTGTTAAACCATCTCATCAGTTGGGTACTATCTCATCAGTAGCTTATGATAATACAGACTTGACTAAGGACATTTAAAGAAAAGGACGTACACTTTTATGAACATTAAACTGAGTAGGATGCGATTGCCAATTTACGATAAcatataatgcctccaa contains the following coding sequences:
- the LOC134532293 gene encoding protein takeout-like, producing the protein MKCAAYVAVLAVLVRNSHEAILKLPTYLKPCSRNDSNFNACALKNGISALPKLVKGDASLHIPVLDPLRLDRIDVKQGSGPVRVELALTDVSVQGLKDADLKAIDFDLAKNTLNVNFIVKKRADVSSRYSVDGQILVLPIKGDGDFNLKIDGLEGTFKCKFDLIKKEDGKQYAKIRDNSFDFEISNAIFDLKNLFNGDKVLGDTMNTFLNENWREVYGEIKPAVAEVVRTVIVRILDEFTSLLPYDELFAA